In the genome of Gemmatimonadales bacterium, one region contains:
- a CDS encoding UDP-glucose/GDP-mannose dehydrogenase family protein, translating into MRVTIVGSGYVGLVAGACLAETGNHVVCADRDPAKIEGLKRGVLPIYEPGLEPLVERNSADGRLEFTTDLGAAIRHGDVIFIAVGTPPGEDGSADLQHVLDVAKTIGEHLDRFKVVVTKSTVPVGTAEKVRGAVRSVTKGDFAVASNPEFLKEGAAIDDFMKPDRVVLGVDDPRAEEALRELYSPFVRSGSPILFMDIPSAEVTKYAANAMLATRISFMNQIADLCERVGADVFSVRKGIASDSRIGAAFLFPGPGYGGSCFPKDVKALMHTARTAGMPVELFDAVEAVNHRQKQVVFAKLDRLTGGVAGKTVAVWGLAFKAGTDDMRESPAVTLVDALLAAGATVQAHDPEAMQVARGIWGDRVRFAPDPYAALAGADALCVMTEWLVYRTPDFERIKQALKSPIIVDGRNLYEPSRVTKLGFRYAGIGRPVPGESHQGGAIPRVARDEG; encoded by the coding sequence ATGCGGGTCACCATCGTCGGGTCGGGGTACGTCGGGCTGGTCGCCGGCGCCTGCCTCGCCGAGACCGGCAATCACGTCGTCTGCGCCGATCGTGATCCCGCCAAGATCGAGGGGCTCAAGCGCGGCGTCCTGCCGATCTACGAACCGGGGCTCGAGCCGCTGGTCGAACGGAACAGCGCCGACGGACGCCTCGAATTCACCACCGACCTCGGGGCCGCGATCCGGCACGGCGACGTGATCTTCATCGCCGTCGGCACGCCGCCGGGCGAAGATGGCTCCGCCGACCTGCAGCACGTGCTCGACGTCGCGAAGACGATCGGTGAGCATCTCGATCGGTTCAAGGTGGTCGTGACCAAGTCGACCGTCCCGGTCGGGACCGCGGAGAAGGTTCGTGGTGCGGTCCGCTCGGTGACGAAGGGCGACTTTGCGGTGGCGAGCAACCCCGAGTTTCTCAAGGAGGGGGCTGCCATCGACGATTTCATGAAGCCCGATCGCGTCGTCCTCGGCGTCGACGACCCGCGCGCCGAAGAGGCGCTGCGCGAACTCTACTCGCCGTTCGTTCGCAGCGGCTCGCCGATCCTCTTCATGGACATTCCCTCCGCCGAAGTCACCAAGTACGCGGCCAACGCGATGCTGGCAACGCGCATCTCGTTCATGAACCAGATCGCCGACCTCTGCGAGCGCGTCGGCGCCGACGTCTTTTCGGTGCGAAAGGGAATCGCGAGCGACTCGCGAATCGGAGCGGCGTTCCTCTTTCCCGGCCCCGGATACGGCGGTTCCTGCTTCCCGAAGGATGTGAAGGCGCTGATGCACACGGCGCGCACCGCCGGGATGCCGGTCGAACTCTTCGATGCGGTGGAAGCGGTCAACCATCGGCAGAAGCAGGTCGTCTTCGCCAAGCTCGATCGGCTCACCGGCGGTGTTGCGGGCAAGACTGTCGCCGTGTGGGGACTCGCCTTCAAGGCCGGCACCGACGACATGCGCGAAAGCCCGGCGGTGACCCTCGTCGACGCGTTGCTCGCCGCCGGTGCCACGGTGCAGGCGCACGATCCCGAGGCGATGCAGGTGGCGCGCGGGATCTGGGGCGACCGGGTGCGATTTGCCCCCGATCCGTACGCCGCACTCGCCGGCGCCGACGCCCTCTGTGTGATGACCGAATGGCTGGTCTACCGCACGCCGGATTTCGAACGAATCAAGCAGGCACTCAAATCTCCTATCATCGTGGACGGTCGCAATCTTTACGAACCGTCGCGGGTGACGAAGCTCGGGTTCCGGTATGCCGGGATCGGGCGGCCGGTTCCGGGGGAATCACATCAAGGCGGCGCGATCCCTCGCGTTGCTCGGGACGAGGGGTAA